The Paenibacillus sp. FSL R7-0204 genome includes a region encoding these proteins:
- a CDS encoding ABC transporter substrate-binding protein, producing the protein MNKRNIALVSTLLVTALTGCSSAASNDSSANNGGSGAKQDTLRIAMGSPGEGLIKVWETIGKEFEAQHQGMKVEFNYQDDDTYQTIGLPNLLSGKNAPDLYFEWAGQRLQTRVTDGYAADITGQLESSGLKDMFAEGTFNGMVIDGKTYMIPTAGDVTNVIFYNKKMFNDLGLQPPATWEEFLKVCETIKQAGITPLVIGNSDLWTAGNWVAHILSRVVGEDAYSEAMQLKQPFNSPDFVKAYGYVKELWDKGYINDNITAASDSEADMLFLNGSGAMHPIGSWLAATAVEETPDLELGYFNTPAMPDGKGNQESVIGVLNGMVVNKNSKLIDEAIEFMKLYSSPESSKKLSDAGAVPITKDGIDKKTMLPLSLELNDLMENAPVLVSPPDTGYSIEVANALNMATSKVIGGAESPEAALAELETTIAPLKK; encoded by the coding sequence ATGAACAAAAGGAATATTGCACTGGTCTCAACGCTGCTGGTTACCGCCTTGACGGGCTGCTCTTCCGCAGCCTCTAATGACAGCTCAGCCAATAACGGCGGGTCCGGTGCTAAACAGGATACCCTCCGGATTGCTATGGGCTCGCCCGGCGAAGGCTTGATCAAGGTCTGGGAGACGATCGGCAAGGAGTTCGAGGCACAGCATCAGGGGATGAAGGTGGAATTCAACTATCAGGACGATGACACGTATCAGACGATTGGATTGCCCAATCTGCTAAGCGGCAAGAACGCTCCTGACCTGTACTTCGAATGGGCCGGACAGCGTCTGCAGACCCGAGTCACGGATGGTTATGCCGCAGATATTACCGGACAGCTTGAGAGCTCCGGACTGAAGGATATGTTCGCCGAAGGTACCTTCAATGGGATGGTGATCGACGGCAAGACGTATATGATTCCCACTGCGGGCGATGTGACGAACGTAATCTTTTACAATAAAAAGATGTTCAATGATCTGGGCCTTCAGCCGCCAGCCACCTGGGAGGAATTCCTGAAGGTATGCGAGACTATTAAGCAGGCAGGCATCACCCCGCTCGTCATCGGCAACTCCGATCTGTGGACGGCAGGCAACTGGGTCGCCCATATCCTCTCACGTGTTGTGGGCGAGGACGCCTACAGCGAGGCTATGCAGCTCAAGCAGCCGTTCAATTCCCCTGATTTCGTCAAAGCCTATGGTTATGTGAAGGAGCTCTGGGATAAGGGCTATATTAATGACAATATTACTGCCGCAAGCGACAGCGAAGCGGATATGCTGTTCCTGAACGGCAGCGGTGCTATGCATCCGATCGGCAGCTGGCTGGCCGCAACCGCTGTGGAAGAAACCCCTGACCTTGAGCTGGGCTACTTCAATACACCGGCCATGCCGGACGGCAAGGGCAATCAGGAGAGCGTAATCGGTGTGTTGAACGGAATGGTAGTCAATAAGAACTCCAAGCTGATCGACGAGGCCATTGAATTCATGAAGCTCTACAGCTCCCCCGAATCCTCGAAGAAGCTCTCAGACGCCGGTGCTGTGCCTATTACCAAAGACGGGATCGACAAGAAGACCATGCTTCCGCTCTCGCTGGAGTTGAACGATCTGATGGAGAATGCCCCGGTGCTTGTGTCGCCGCCCGATACCGGCTATTCCATTGAGGTCGCCAACGCGCTTAATATGGCCACCTCTAAGGTTATCGGAGGCGCGGAGTCCCCTGAAGCTGCTCTGGCTGAGCTGGAGACTACCATTGCCCCTCTGAAAAAATAA
- a CDS encoding carbohydrate ABC transporter permease — protein MSGRSNKLSPYLFISPALLLFGFVVLVPVLMTFVFSFYDWNGIGTMHFTGFDNYIRAFQDQVYINSYGHTLIYIVATVLVEVIAGLGLAGLITMGRKGSGLFRLAFFVPVMLPMIVVSYLWKFVYNSDFGLINILLEKIGLESWTRVWLGNPDTALYAICIVSGWVYAGFYMTIFYSGIQRISKEVYESAYLDGAGEAQIFFKIKVPMIRNLVETGIMLCVLTGFQSFDLFYVMTNGGPYNSTEIVTTYLVKVVFTHMSIGYGSALAVIMTIVIAVIGLVAGKMKKKDDGVLEY, from the coding sequence ATGTCCGGCCGAAGCAATAAGCTCTCTCCCTACCTGTTCATCTCTCCCGCCCTCCTGCTGTTTGGCTTCGTTGTTCTGGTCCCCGTGCTGATGACCTTCGTCTTCAGCTTCTACGACTGGAACGGGATCGGCACGATGCATTTCACCGGCTTCGACAATTACATCCGCGCTTTTCAGGACCAGGTCTACATTAACTCTTACGGACACACGCTTATCTATATTGTTGCTACGGTCCTGGTTGAGGTCATTGCCGGACTCGGACTCGCTGGCTTAATCACGATGGGCCGCAAGGGCAGCGGACTCTTCCGGCTCGCTTTCTTCGTACCCGTCATGCTGCCGATGATTGTCGTCTCCTACCTGTGGAAGTTCGTCTATAACTCCGATTTTGGCCTCATTAATATCCTGCTGGAGAAAATTGGCCTGGAGAGCTGGACCCGTGTCTGGCTGGGCAACCCCGATACCGCGCTGTATGCCATCTGTATCGTGTCCGGCTGGGTGTACGCAGGCTTTTATATGACCATCTTTTATTCCGGAATCCAGCGCATCTCCAAAGAAGTCTACGAATCGGCCTATCTGGACGGCGCAGGGGAAGCACAGATCTTCTTCAAGATCAAAGTCCCTATGATCCGCAATCTGGTGGAGACAGGCATCATGCTGTGTGTGCTCACCGGCTTCCAGTCCTTCGATCTGTTCTATGTAATGACTAACGGCGGACCGTACAATTCAACCGAGATCGTGACCACCTATCTGGTCAAAGTCGTCTTTACCCATATGAGCATCGGCTACGGCTCCGCGCTGGCTGTCATTATGACGATTGTAATCGCGGTGATCGGGCTTGTGGCCGGCAAAATGAAGAAGAAGGACGACGGTGTACTGGAGTATTAG
- a CDS encoding carbohydrate ABC transporter permease, with translation MTTTALDIKKNSYNSGEAASRRPFPHILYYLFMIVISCFYAYPILWLILSSFRENREIFSSPFALPEQINLQNWSKAWTVGNMSTYASNSVIVTSVTVAGILLFASLAAFAFSKLRFRGSSLLMLLFVFGLFMPLQSFFIAQSYIFEQLNLKDSYMGLILPYIGTGLPLAIFLLKAYLDSIPKELLEAARIDGCGDWRMYGRIILPLLIPNMATVGIFSALNAWNELLLAMLYIQDDSLKTIPVGLLAFSSRYMTDYKLLFSALAMITLPMIIVYLFFHRYIVAGLTEGALK, from the coding sequence TTGACGACCACGGCCCTGGATATCAAGAAAAACTCCTATAACAGCGGGGAAGCCGCCAGCCGCAGACCGTTCCCGCATATCCTGTATTATCTGTTCATGATCGTCATTTCCTGCTTCTATGCCTACCCGATCCTCTGGCTTATTCTCTCTTCCTTCCGGGAGAACCGGGAGATCTTCTCCTCTCCGTTCGCGCTGCCGGAACAGATTAATCTGCAGAACTGGTCCAAAGCCTGGACGGTCGGCAATATGAGCACCTACGCCAGCAACAGTGTAATTGTCACCTCGGTCACGGTTGCGGGCATTCTGCTCTTCGCCAGCCTCGCAGCCTTCGCCTTCAGCAAGCTGCGCTTCCGCGGCAGCAGCCTGCTGATGCTGCTGTTCGTCTTCGGACTGTTCATGCCGCTGCAATCCTTTTTCATTGCCCAGAGCTATATTTTTGAGCAGCTGAATCTGAAGGATTCTTATATGGGCTTAATCCTCCCTTATATCGGCACCGGACTGCCGCTGGCCATCTTCCTGCTCAAGGCTTACTTGGACTCGATCCCGAAAGAGCTGCTGGAGGCTGCCCGGATTGACGGCTGTGGCGACTGGCGGATGTACGGCAGAATCATTCTTCCGCTCTTGATTCCGAATATGGCCACCGTGGGGATCTTCTCTGCGCTGAATGCCTGGAATGAGCTGCTGCTGGCCATGCTGTACATCCAAGACGACTCCCTGAAGACGATTCCGGTGGGTCTGCTGGCCTTCTCCAGCCGCTATATGACCGACTATAAGCTGCTGTTCTCCGCACTGGCGATGATTACGCTCCCGATGATTATTGTCTACCTCTTCTTCCACCGCTATATCGTGGCCGGCCTGACCGAAGGGGCACTGAAATAA
- a CDS encoding class I SAM-dependent methyltransferase, with protein MTAHNNLEEYRDPINYDLEFGGETRKYQFYLEWAKASAGEVMELACGTGLTTLPLAQAGIVMTGVDIASSMLAYARVKAGNLPVAFIEADARTFRSDKKFAMIYLTGNAFQAFLSDEDQAALLGTVYNHLEPGGRLIFEMRNPAGTDLSDERETEWGQFIDSDGNVVKVSGTQTYDAERSIMHWVTFRDWGYKRTESRIDCRFTTYAELTELLTRYGFRIEHQYADWDRTPFTPFSPLLISVCTTMVCSPSVCRLKNSGH; from the coding sequence TTGACTGCGCACAACAATCTGGAAGAGTACCGGGACCCGATCAACTATGATCTGGAGTTCGGCGGGGAGACACGGAAATATCAGTTCTATCTGGAATGGGCCAAGGCGTCTGCCGGAGAGGTTATGGAGCTGGCTTGCGGTACCGGATTGACGACGCTGCCGCTGGCTCAGGCGGGAATAGTAATGACTGGCGTCGATATTGCTTCCTCTATGCTGGCTTATGCGAGGGTGAAGGCCGGGAACTTGCCTGTAGCGTTTATTGAAGCTGATGCGCGAACCTTCCGTTCCGATAAGAAGTTCGCTATGATTTATTTGACGGGGAATGCGTTTCAGGCATTTTTGAGTGATGAGGATCAAGCCGCCTTACTCGGTACAGTCTACAATCATCTGGAGCCCGGAGGACGTCTGATCTTCGAGATGCGCAATCCCGCAGGAACTGACCTGTCCGATGAAAGGGAGACGGAATGGGGCCAATTCATTGATTCAGACGGCAACGTAGTCAAGGTATCGGGCACACAGACCTACGATGCGGAACGTTCCATCATGCACTGGGTAACCTTTCGCGATTGGGGCTATAAGCGGACAGAGTCCCGGATCGACTGCCGGTTTACAACATACGCGGAGCTGACGGAGTTACTGACCCGTTACGGATTTCGTATCGAGCATCAGTATGCGGACTGGGACCGCACACCGTTCACCCCCTTCTCCCCACTCCTTATTAGCGTATGCACTACAATGGTTTGCTCACCTTCAGTTTGTCGTCTGAAGAACTCAGGACACTGA
- a CDS encoding GNAT family N-acetyltransferase, whose protein sequence is MMTTIQRITATNKEAFANLFNYYLYELSAYSREDIGTEGTFVMEDISPYYRDERLYPYFITFNETIVGFVLVTSPPYVAEEVDYSVQELFVLPKYRGTDIAKDAVMQIFKLYSGRYEVGMFKLNLKAVKFWTKLISTLEIPVFVEDGSIEIEGNVVQTTSMKFTVSCGSISH, encoded by the coding sequence ATGATGACCACAATTCAACGAATAACAGCTACAAACAAAGAAGCATTTGCGAACTTATTTAATTACTATCTCTATGAGCTCTCTGCTTACTCACGGGAGGATATTGGAACAGAGGGCACCTTCGTAATGGAAGATATCTCACCCTATTATAGGGACGAAAGGTTATATCCTTACTTCATCACATTTAATGAAACAATCGTCGGATTTGTTCTGGTCACCTCCCCTCCTTATGTTGCAGAAGAAGTGGACTATTCGGTGCAAGAGCTGTTTGTATTGCCCAAGTATAGAGGCACGGATATAGCCAAAGATGCTGTCATGCAAATCTTCAAACTATATTCGGGCCGTTACGAGGTAGGGATGTTCAAATTGAATCTAAAAGCCGTTAAGTTCTGGACAAAATTGATATCAACACTTGAAATCCCAGTCTTCGTAGAAGATGGTTCCATTGAAATTGAAGGAAATGTAGTGCAGACAACTAGTATGAAATTCACGGTATCCTGCGGGTCTATTAGTCACTAA
- a CDS encoding carbohydrate-binding protein, giving the protein MYTKVSARAVSLLAAFALLLSVFFTALPNANAAARGAWSPNTAYAVNDTVTYGGGTYTCLQAHTSLTGWEPPNVPALWKSGSTTTPTPTPTPTTPPATNGAIFYADRDYGGKAVTLGTGNYVLSQLNNAGIPNDWMSSLKVPNGWTVEVYADDNFSGTKWIYTSSSSWVGDSVNDKMSSVKIYTGSPPATGVTRPSEVPSQIWTYAMNVDNKFGKGGDFALLLSAVIKKESSFGAGLPGSPSAGDGLMQVEPNTRAAYASQFSAKFGRTYNHSSEQDQVALGGLILDEKIARFGNIYNGLLHYNGGDNWYPGATDSYGRPILADQYANAVYATYKGYGGKN; this is encoded by the coding sequence TTGTATACCAAAGTGTCAGCTAGAGCTGTATCCCTGTTGGCCGCATTCGCATTACTGCTCTCCGTGTTCTTCACTGCCTTACCGAATGCAAATGCAGCCGCGAGAGGAGCGTGGTCGCCGAACACGGCCTATGCGGTGAATGACACCGTAACCTATGGCGGAGGTACATATACCTGTCTTCAGGCGCATACGTCCCTGACCGGCTGGGAGCCGCCGAATGTTCCTGCACTATGGAAAAGCGGCAGCACCACCACACCGACACCCACGCCCACGCCCACAACGCCACCAGCTACGAACGGAGCCATCTTCTATGCAGACAGGGACTATGGCGGCAAGGCCGTCACCCTGGGAACAGGCAATTATGTGCTGTCCCAGCTGAACAATGCGGGTATTCCGAATGACTGGATGTCCTCGCTCAAGGTACCGAATGGCTGGACGGTGGAAGTGTATGCCGACGATAACTTCAGCGGCACGAAGTGGATCTATACATCAAGCTCCTCCTGGGTCGGCGACAGTGTGAATGACAAGATGTCTTCGGTCAAAATCTACACCGGTTCGCCGCCCGCAACCGGCGTCACCCGCCCCTCCGAGGTGCCCAGCCAGATCTGGACGTATGCCATGAATGTGGACAATAAATTCGGCAAAGGCGGAGATTTCGCTCTACTCCTGAGCGCGGTGATCAAGAAGGAGAGCAGCTTCGGAGCAGGCCTGCCCGGCAGTCCATCCGCCGGTGACGGCTTGATGCAGGTCGAACCGAATACACGCGCCGCGTATGCCTCCCAATTCAGCGCCAAATTCGGCCGCACGTATAATCACAGCAGCGAACAGGATCAGGTAGCTCTAGGCGGATTGATTCTCGATGAGAAGATCGCAAGATTCGGCAATATCTACAACGGACTCTTACATTACAACGGGGGCGACAACTGGTATCCAGGCGCTACCGATTCCTACGGCCGCCCGATTCTGGCGGATCAGTATGCGAATGCCGTATACGCGACGTATAAGGGGTATGGCGGCAAGAACTAA
- a CDS encoding ATP-binding protein — protein MMRGILRSGSRNIWLHIAVVVVIGLIASYPILSATPDAPKPRSKEGLLDLTHTSIRMNPLKLQGEWAFYWHKLLSPEDIRSLIADGEPADQDRYINIPSSWLGYPLDGQALKGEGYATFRLVIRLSEQDSKEQLALRLPTIFHAYKLWVNGELLTEVGVVDQDKKGMTPSLATRLVFFQPEGDTVELVMQVANFHHKRGGITKNIELGGSNVLTVRTHLKIAADMFITASLLVIGVYHLLLFMLRRKDRAPLYFGLFTVMFTIRSLLNGELMLTQWLPHFPWELQFKLEYLILCLGGWVITMYFECIFPDYVSRWFRYGSRIVTGALCLVVMVTPALVYSRMLVLIGVVVVLHMVYLMVGLAHAALRRMEGALIFLLVSVVALATVINDFLYYNEWSPIGNSSPFGLLIFTVAQMLLLSSRFTRAATNEERIARELQEANLKLTGMNANLEQIVLERTHALSAAHEDLRLSYERLLHSEEGRKKLLAYITHDLRMPLSSMLGYVEAVMDRVKPERNEQYLQYIRDNTIRINRMIGELSFLSHLETGQVEYRMEPVQVIPFLDGFYEQYELVVRDAGLDFDLDIGDTADPIADLPVARIDTQRLGQALFNLVSNAMKFTPGGGLVRLTLAVDEVNDTRCAVISVQDSGMGIPPEQLEQIFDRNYRVDRPGLDMGVEGSGLGLAICREIVQAHGGSVRAESDGKTGSIFQVILPLIQEAGE, from the coding sequence ATGATGAGGGGTATACTAAGGTCCGGTTCTCGTAATATCTGGTTACATATCGCTGTGGTCGTAGTTATCGGGCTGATCGCAAGCTATCCCATCCTGTCTGCAACGCCGGATGCCCCTAAGCCTCGAAGCAAGGAAGGCCTTCTGGATCTCACGCATACCTCTATCCGGATGAATCCGCTGAAGTTACAGGGAGAATGGGCCTTCTATTGGCACAAGCTGCTCTCGCCCGAGGATATACGAAGCCTGATCGCAGACGGGGAACCAGCCGACCAGGACCGGTATATCAACATCCCCAGCTCCTGGCTGGGCTACCCGCTGGACGGTCAAGCGCTGAAGGGCGAAGGCTATGCCACCTTCCGGCTGGTGATCCGGCTTAGTGAGCAGGATAGCAAGGAGCAGCTGGCTCTGCGGCTGCCTACTATTTTTCATGCGTATAAATTGTGGGTGAATGGAGAGCTGCTGACAGAGGTCGGTGTGGTCGATCAGGACAAGAAGGGCATGACGCCGAGTCTGGCGACGAGACTGGTGTTCTTCCAGCCTGAAGGCGACACGGTGGAGCTGGTTATGCAAGTAGCGAACTTCCATCATAAGCGGGGCGGCATCACTAAGAATATTGAGCTGGGCGGCAGTAATGTGTTAACGGTCCGGACCCATCTGAAGATTGCTGCGGATATGTTCATCACGGCCAGCCTGCTGGTGATCGGCGTGTATCATCTGCTGCTGTTCATGCTGCGGCGTAAGGACCGGGCCCCGCTATACTTCGGTCTGTTCACTGTGATGTTCACTATCCGCTCCCTGCTGAACGGCGAGCTGATGCTTACCCAGTGGCTGCCTCATTTTCCGTGGGAATTGCAGTTCAAGCTGGAGTATCTGATCCTCTGCCTCGGCGGATGGGTGATCACGATGTATTTTGAGTGCATTTTCCCGGATTACGTGTCGCGGTGGTTCCGCTATGGCAGCCGGATCGTCACTGGCGCACTCTGTCTGGTGGTTATGGTGACCCCTGCCCTCGTCTATTCCCGGATGCTGGTGCTGATCGGTGTGGTCGTGGTTCTCCATATGGTATATCTGATGGTCGGACTGGCTCATGCGGCCTTGCGGCGGATGGAGGGAGCGCTGATCTTCCTGCTGGTGTCGGTGGTGGCTCTGGCTACGGTGATTAACGATTTCCTCTATTATAACGAATGGTCCCCCATCGGGAACAGCTCGCCGTTCGGGCTCCTCATCTTCACGGTTGCCCAGATGCTGCTGCTCTCTTCAAGATTCACGCGGGCGGCAACGAATGAAGAGCGGATCGCGCGGGAGCTGCAGGAGGCCAATCTCAAGCTGACCGGGATGAATGCCAATCTGGAGCAGATTGTGCTGGAGCGCACCCATGCCTTATCCGCAGCCCACGAAGATCTCCGCCTGTCGTATGAGCGGTTACTGCACTCCGAAGAAGGCAGGAAGAAGCTGCTAGCCTATATTACGCACGATCTGCGGATGCCGCTGTCCAGTATGCTGGGTTATGTCGAGGCGGTGATGGACAGGGTGAAGCCGGAGCGCAATGAACAGTACCTGCAGTATATCCGCGATAACACGATAAGGATTAACCGCATGATCGGGGAGCTGAGCTTCTTGTCGCATCTGGAGACAGGGCAAGTGGAATACCGGATGGAGCCGGTACAGGTCATTCCGTTCCTGGACGGCTTCTATGAACAATATGAGCTGGTGGTGCGGGATGCGGGGCTGGATTTCGATCTGGACATCGGGGATACAGCAGACCCAATCGCTGACCTGCCCGTTGCCCGGATCGATACGCAACGCTTAGGACAGGCGTTATTCAATCTGGTGTCGAACGCGATGAAGTTCACGCCTGGCGGCGGGCTAGTGCGCCTTACGTTGGCCGTGGACGAAGTGAACGATACGCGGTGTGCGGTCATCAGCGTACAAGACTCCGGCATGGGTATTCCTCCAGAGCAGCTGGAGCAGATCTTTGACCGCAATTACCGGGTGGACCGGCCGGGGCTGGACATGGGCGTAGAAGGTAGCGGGCTGGGGCTGGCGATATGCAGGGAAATTGTTCAAGCGCATGGCGGGAGTGTCCGGGCGGAGAGCGACGGGAAGACGGGGTCGATTTTCCAGGTCATATTGCCATTGATTCAGGAAGCAGGAGAGTGA
- a CDS encoding response regulator transcription factor: MDTYRIMIVDDDPHICEIVQLYCQREGFESSSCHSGADAMLLLASFNPDLIVLDVLLANENGIDWCKNARNYTNAPIVFLSSQEEDEVKISALSYGGDDYVTKPFSPGVLMAKIKAHLRRVSTGRREQLLELPGLTLDFYAQSVHMGRRTIFLSKKEFSLLSYMAQNVNQVVTADTLFHLIWGMKSLEDTRTVAVHISNLRKKIEDDPVHPELIITVRGAGYMLVAGKR; this comes from the coding sequence ATGGACACATACCGAATTATGATCGTCGACGACGATCCCCATATCTGTGAGATTGTTCAGCTATACTGCCAGCGGGAAGGCTTCGAGTCCTCATCTTGCCACAGCGGGGCCGATGCTATGCTGCTGCTGGCGTCATTTAACCCGGATCTGATTGTGCTGGATGTGCTGCTGGCGAATGAGAACGGCATTGACTGGTGCAAGAACGCACGAAATTACACGAATGCCCCGATTGTGTTCCTAAGCAGTCAAGAGGAGGATGAGGTGAAGATCAGCGCCTTGTCCTATGGCGGAGATGATTATGTGACCAAGCCGTTCAGTCCGGGCGTACTCATGGCCAAGATCAAGGCCCATCTCCGCAGGGTATCCACGGGCAGAAGGGAACAGCTGCTGGAGCTGCCGGGACTAACGCTGGATTTCTATGCACAGTCTGTCCATATGGGCCGCAGAACGATTTTTTTGTCGAAAAAAGAATTCAGCCTGCTCTCCTACATGGCACAGAACGTGAATCAAGTGGTCACTGCCGACACGCTGTTTCACCTCATCTGGGGGATGAAGAGTCTGGAGGATACGCGAACAGTGGCGGTCCACATCAGTAATCTGCGCAAAAAAATCGAGGACGATCCTGTTCATCCCGAGCTGATCATCACCGTCCGGGGGGCCGGATATATGCTGGTTGCCGGCAAGCGCTGA
- a CDS encoding SF0329 family protein, with protein sequence MSWSKLKQQLEGFLSPSLEGRVEYRAPAYRYSPDKSGTCYITVDKKNILSMTDKSSPIRWYSSELEVKNDPELHISVTNEDIEAVRLTAKGPIPEDRLIIMARSRLTTEHAKALMLAQAALTKSNFIVVANKFLVTPIGESLESSDIVLNILALMDRRVGRKRIEGMGVKMQRKHPAVEYFYDLRRGAR encoded by the coding sequence ATGTCCTGGAGCAAACTCAAGCAACAACTGGAGGGCTTCCTCAGCCCATCCTTAGAAGGACGGGTAGAGTACCGGGCGCCCGCTTACCGCTATTCGCCTGATAAATCAGGCACCTGTTATATTACGGTGGACAAGAAGAACATTCTCAGCATGACTGATAAGTCCAGCCCTATCCGCTGGTACTCGTCCGAGCTGGAGGTCAAGAATGACCCGGAGCTCCATATTTCCGTCACCAATGAAGACATTGAAGCAGTCAGACTGACGGCCAAGGGGCCCATCCCTGAGGATCGCCTAATCATCATGGCCCGAAGCCGCTTAACCACCGAACACGCCAAAGCATTAATGTTGGCCCAGGCTGCCCTGACGAAATCGAATTTCATTGTGGTGGCGAATAAATTCCTGGTTACTCCTATCGGGGAGAGCCTGGAGAGCAGTGATATAGTACTGAATATCCTGGCTCTGATGGACCGGAGAGTCGGGCGGAAGCGGATCGAGGGGATGGGCGTGAAGATGCAGCGGAAGCATCCGGCGGTGGAGTATTTCTATGATCTGCGGCGCGGGGCACGATGA
- a CDS encoding RtcB family protein, with protein MAYQNIDGVRVWGKPDEGALVQARMCAENGNVVQTLLMADHHKGYSQPIGGVVVYDGQISPSGVGYDIGCGNKAVRTGLKIEELRPRLSGIMDEIARRISFGIGRINNERVDHELFDDPDWAVFKAVGSGVHDKLKVLGQNQLGTVGSGNHFVDILEEDATGRVWIANHFGSRGFGHKTASGFLNLAAGRDFLANAPGEKMDQPPVLLDLNSELGDMYYRAMKLAGRYAYAGRDYVIEQVLAILGTEADLEVHNHHNYAWKETHNGQEVIVVRKGATPSAPGQMGFIGGSMGDISVIVRGKDSEENREAYYSTVHGAGRIMSRTQAAGRMNYKTRTRSGGQITTAQMLEAVRQFGVVLRGAGTDESPFVYRKLQDVLDAHAGTLEVMHVLKPVGVCMAGADEFDPYKD; from the coding sequence ATGGCTTATCAGAATATTGACGGTGTGCGGGTCTGGGGGAAGCCGGACGAAGGAGCCCTGGTGCAGGCCCGGATGTGTGCGGAGAACGGAAATGTGGTGCAGACTCTGCTGATGGCGGATCATCATAAAGGCTACAGCCAGCCGATCGGCGGGGTAGTCGTGTACGATGGACAGATCTCTCCGTCTGGCGTGGGTTACGATATCGGATGCGGGAATAAGGCGGTGCGGACCGGCTTGAAGATAGAGGAGCTGCGGCCGCGGCTCTCAGGAATCATGGACGAGATTGCCCGCAGAATCTCCTTCGGCATAGGCCGGATCAATAATGAGCGGGTGGACCACGAGCTGTTCGACGACCCGGATTGGGCGGTGTTCAAGGCGGTGGGCAGCGGAGTACATGATAAGCTGAAGGTCCTGGGGCAGAATCAGCTGGGTACCGTCGGCAGCGGCAACCACTTCGTAGACATACTAGAAGAAGACGCAACCGGCCGGGTATGGATCGCCAACCATTTCGGCAGCAGGGGGTTCGGGCATAAGACGGCGAGCGGATTTCTTAACCTGGCGGCAGGCAGAGACTTCCTGGCGAATGCCCCCGGGGAAAAGATGGATCAGCCGCCCGTACTGCTCGACCTGAACAGTGAGCTGGGCGATATGTATTACAGAGCCATGAAGCTGGCCGGTCGCTATGCTTATGCGGGAAGAGACTATGTCATCGAGCAGGTCTTGGCGATTCTGGGGACAGAGGCGGACCTGGAAGTGCATAACCATCATAACTATGCCTGGAAAGAGACACATAACGGCCAGGAAGTCATCGTCGTCCGCAAAGGGGCTACCCCATCCGCACCCGGCCAGATGGGCTTCATTGGCGGCAGCATGGGAGACATCTCCGTAATCGTCCGGGGGAAGGACAGTGAGGAGAACCGGGAGGCTTATTACAGCACCGTTCATGGAGCGGGCCGAATCATGAGCCGGACCCAGGCTGCGGGCCGGATGAACTATAAAACCCGTACCCGCAGCGGCGGTCAAATTACGACAGCGCAAATGCTGGAGGCGGTCCGGCAGTTCGGCGTAGTGCTGCGCGGCGCGGGGACGGACGAGAGTCCTTTTGTCTACCGGAAGCTGCAAGATGTGTTGGACGCGCACGCCGGGACCCTTGAGGTTATGCATGTGCTGAAGCCGGTGGGCGTATGTATGGCCGGCGCGGATGAGTTCGATCCGTATAAGGATTGA
- a CDS encoding copper amine oxidase N-terminal domain-containing protein, translating to MKLKFIIPFLVFIMASVDCISVSSVSAATPTTYGSVIVDGKPLGFDDKPIIINGNTMVPFRKIFEALNMNVQWDSKTGNVTAQTTGITIKMTVDSLKANANGKEFTLTQTPFNTPEGTVYVNLRCISQAVGATISWDNVKKIATIDTK from the coding sequence ATGAAATTGAAATTTATAATACCGTTTCTTGTTTTCATCATGGCCTCAGTAGACTGTATTTCAGTCTCCAGTGTGAGTGCAGCGACACCAACCACGTATGGCTCCGTTATTGTAGACGGGAAGCCACTTGGCTTCGATGATAAGCCCATCATCATCAATGGGAACACGATGGTACCGTTTCGTAAAATATTTGAAGCCTTAAATATGAATGTCCAATGGGATTCCAAAACCGGAAATGTTACGGCCCAAACCACAGGGATAACGATTAAAATGACAGTGGATAGCCTTAAGGCCAATGCCAATGGCAAAGAATTCACTTTAACTCAAACGCCATTTAATACACCTGAAGGCACGGTTTATGTGAACCTCCGTTGTATTAGTCAAGCCGTAGGGGCAACTATAAGCTGGGATAATGTGAAGAAGATTGCAACTATAGACACTAAATAA